The proteins below are encoded in one region of Lepisosteus oculatus isolate fLepOcu1 chromosome 10, fLepOcu1.hap2, whole genome shotgun sequence:
- the dcaf13 gene encoding DDB1- and CUL4-associated factor 13, whose protein sequence is MKVKVLSRNPDDYIRETKKDIQRVPRNYDPSLHPFEVPREYSRALNAVKLERVFAKPFLASLDGHRDGVNCMAKHPQSLSSLLSGACDGEVKIWNLTKRECVRTLQAHEGFVRGMCVRFCGTSFFTTGDDKTIKQWDMNGPGYGEEEEPLNTILGKSVYTGIDHHWKEGTFATCGQQVDIWDEQRTSPIRSFSWGVDSIISVRFNPVEPELLASCVSNRSIVLYDMRQATPLKKVIMKMRSNALCWNPMEAFMFTCANEDYNLYTFDMRRLDSPVMVHMDHVSAVLDLDYSPTGKEFVSASFDKSIRIFPADSGHSREVYHTKRMQHVICVKWSSDSKYILSGSDEMNIRLWKANASEKLGVLAPREKAALNYNQKLKEKFQHHPKIQRIARHRHLPKTIFSQIKELRIMRNAQRRKLMNVRKHSKSGSVPVMTERKKHMVAVVE, encoded by the exons ATGAAGGTCAAAGTACTAAGCAGAAACCCAGATGATTATATTCGAGAAACAAAGAAGGATATACAGCGAG TGCCAAGGAACTATGACCCATCTCTCCACCCTTTTGAAGTCCCGAGAGAATACAGCCGAGCTCTGAATGCAGTCAAGCTGGAGCGAGTGTTTGCTAAACCTTTCCTGGCTTCCCTGGATGGGCACAGGGATGGGGTGAACTGCATGGCCAAACACCCccagagcctgtcctctctgcttTCGGGAGCCTGTGATGGAGAG GTAAAAATTTGGAACTTGACCAAGCGCGAGTGTGTCCGTACTTTGCAAGCACACGAAGGCTTTGTGAGAGGGATGTGTGTACGGTTCTGCGGTACTTCATTCTTCACA ACCGGCGATGACAAGACCATCAAGCAATGGGATATGAACGGACCTGGATATGGGGAAGAAGAGGAGCCTCTTAACACTATTCTTGGCAAG TCAGTGTACACGGGAATTGACCATCATTGGAAGGAGGGAACCTTTGCCACGTGTGGCCAACAGGTGGACATCTGGGATGAGCAGAGAACTAGCCCCATCCGCAGTTTCTCCTGGGGTGTGGATAGTATCATCAGTGTCCGCTTCAACCCTGTGGAG CCTGAACTTCTTGCGAGCTGTGTTTCTAACCGGAGCATCGTGCTGTACGACATGAGGCAGGCGACTCCGCTGAAGAAG GTCATAATGAAAATGCGGAGCAATGCTTTGTGTTGGAATCCAATGGAAGCCTTTATGTTTACATGCGCGAATGAAGACTACAA CTTGTACACCTTTGACATGCGACGTCTGGACTCACCCGTCATGGTGCACATGGACCACGTGTCGGCAGTCCTGGATCTTGATTATTCCCCGACCGGGAAGGAGTTTGTCTCCGCCAGTTTTGATAAATCCATCCGCATTTTCCCAGCGGACTCGGGGCACAGCAG GGAGGTTTACCATACAAAGCGCATGCAGCACGTTATCTGTGTGAAGTGGTCATCGGACAGCAAATACATTCTGAGCGGTTCAGACGAGATGAACATCCGTCTGTGGAAAGCTAATGCTTCAGAAAAACTTGGAGTG CTTGCTCCTCGGGAAAAAGCCGCACTGAACTACAACCAGAAGCTGAAGGAGAAGTTCCAGCACCACCCCAAGATCCAGCGCATTGCTCGTCACCGTCACCTGCCCAAAACCATCTTCAGCCAAATCAAGGAGCTGCGGATCATGAGGAACGCTCAACGCAGAAA gCTAATGAATGTTCGCAAGCACAGCAAGTCTGGTTCTGTGCCTGTGATGACggaaagaaagaaacacatgGTGGCTGTCGTGGAATAG